TTATACAATACACCTCATCAAAAGGTTTAGAGTCTTGAACTGACAGCAACACAGCACACAAGCCTACTGTATCGCCTGAGCTACAAGGAGACTTAATTACTTAGATGGTGAAGAAACAGACTCCTACATGGGTGACAGGACACTGAAGCCAGATGGCAAATCAAGCAGTAAAAATGAGCTAAACATATTTCATATATTCAAGGAGTCGTTCCTCTCCTCTACCACATGGGGGTTTTTGCAGGCTAAGCTGATGAGGCCATGCATATGATCTGCGAAATCATTGTTATTAACAGTTCTCTACATCGATACTTCTAGAACAACTTTCAAGAGGTCCTAGATCAGGGCAACATATAAGACAGGTTTGGCTTTAAACATTCATTATATTCTGGATATTGCTTGGGAATGCTTCAGCAATATTAGCAAGACTCATAACTGAACAGTTTTTCCTTAGGCAAACctgaaaagaatttcaaagaataAGCAAGAGGCAAATCTCGTATCTTTAAGGCTTCAGTTCTGGAGAATTCAGAATACTAACTAGCTATAGCAAGTAACTAAGAACTTAGCAATAGAAAAGGCTCAGCTTGCATAAGCCTTTATCTCCCCCATATTATTTCAAAGTAAGTCAAAGTTCAATAGTGACTACAACGCTTACCTGCAAGAGAAACCGTCCTTTGAACTAATAGTGTTTCTTGGCTTTGCGTGTTGAGTTTGCTCAGTTATGACCTGTAGTCTCTGTTGCAACTCATTACTGCTCTGTTTCATAGATTCTACCAAATTCTCAAGTTGACAGCGGATCTCCTTATGTTTCTTCAACTCCATTTCATAGGCTAGCTCAATAAGTTCAAATGATGCTTTCTGTCTTACCAAATGCCTGCATATTTCATCTTGTCTTGAAGCATAATAGTCCTGCTGAGCAATCTGATGATCCAAGTATCCTTTCACCACTGGCGCGCTCAGAAGTCGTGCATTCTCTTTCAAAAGGGGAAGCAGCTCTTCATTGTTTATCCGAGTTATTTCTTGTTTAATTGTTGAAATTTCAACATTTAAGCTAGATATTTTGGCATCaaggttttcttgttttccaatATCCTgcataaagcaaaatatttgtcaATTTCTTCATGGTTCCCTCCAAGCCACTTCCCTAACACATTTCTTCAGTTCACATAAGATTCATGTacttaaattacattaaaatcaTTGCCCCTTTTGTATctacaaaattaaatgaaaactccACAAGCAGTTTTACAGAACTTTACAACATAAggtaaatacagatttaaaaagtaGATatcaaataaatgtatttcaataAATAGTAATTTCATTCTATCACAGGGCCAGGAAACAGTTTAttgtggaaaaaatggaagagctGTATTTTACTTAGCACCCAGATTTCAAGCATGTCTAACTGAAATCCCACAcgcaaacatgattttttttatattcagtcAGATGACTATCAACACTGCTATCAGAATCAATCTTTTTCAAATGACTCTAATCAATCAAGCCCTATATGCTAGTCATccataaatgaaaatatacaaaCTGACATGATGCCTCAAGTTAGTCCATGACTGGCATAAgctaatatttttcccttctgttatGATTTCTTCACATTCTTAAATTTCAGTAGTCATATCTGCCCGTCACTCACTTGTTGAGAGATTTCTGGGGCTTCAACTATCAGATTCATTTATTTGGTATTTAAAACACATCACCATAATGTCACCATATTACAAATACTTGAGTTTCAAAAGTTAGTGAACTAAAACTTTTCAAGTTTATGCTATAGAATATAAACAGGAATAAATTTATCATATTAGCTCCTCAATAAGACAAAATTTCAACCAAAGTTAAGTTTTTCTTGTACAAACAACTGAGAGCCAGTTATAATTTGAGATTTCAAAGTTAAACTAAACTGGAAAGGTACTACtaaattctggggttttttaaggtaGTAATTCTGCAAAGTAGAATTAAAGGTACTCTGCCATACTGAAGAATTTCTGACTATAGAAACTGGAGCTATTTCACAAAAGCAGTTTTGTGAGCAAGACTAAAACTTCATAAAAGTGCAATTTCTCTATGTAAAAATAGTTGAAATAACAGTAGCTCAGCACTTCCTTTTACTAGATCCAGTTGAACACGCATGCCTGTTTAAAACTCCACTACCTTCTATCACCTTTTGCGGCTTACCTTGTCCTTTAAGGACTGTAGCATGCTCTCCGCGCATTTTATAGCTGAATTCATGCTCTCCTCTTTAGCTTGCATTTGAATTAGCTGATGTTGAGCACAAATATATGCTGTCTGGAGCCTGGTCATCTCTTGACTCTCTTCACAAACTTCATTAGTCTCACCACAAGTGACTTGTTTGCTTATATCCACAAGCTGAAAGCTGTCTTCATGTGACTTTTCAACCCATTCAGACATACCCTGATAAAAATGGGTTTTTACGTATGAGGTAAGTGCTGCAGTGCTTTGTTCTTCCTGAGACAAATACTTGTCCAAAGAAAGTTGGGAAAAAAACACTGGATGTGGACCTGACCCTTGGTCTGAATCTGAAGCAGTGAAGAAAGAGGCCAGTTTCTTAGCTGCATCCACAAGAGACAGAAGTTCATTATTAAGCTTATTGTTTGCTGCAGTAAACACTTCCAGTCCTTCTTTCAAATCTTTACGTGCTTCTTCCTCTTTGCTATTTAATGTTTGTAACACATGGCTGTTTGCAGAAACCATCATTTGAAGCTTATTATGCCGATGAATTTGAAGTTGTTTTAACTTCTGAAGATTTTGAAGCTCATCCTCTAATTTCTTcagttcctcctcttcttcctcctcctcttggctaCTGTTGTTTGAATCCATGGGCTTCAACGTTTTAAGGACTTCATCCAGTGCATCTCCTTCCAAAATGGGCTTACCAGACTCAAGAAGACTATCAAAATCTTGCAGTTCTTTTTCAGATACCACATGCTGCTCATTTACATTTCCACAAAACCACTCCAGAAACAATTTGTCTTCTGAAGACTCAAACAGCCAGTCAAAGTCTTCTCCGTTAAGCTCATCAGCTTTTGGATATCCAATTTTCTTAAGAGTTTCCACAAAATCATTTCCACAGCTCATGATTACAATATTTTTTGTAAGCAGAAAAGAtccaaatacatgaaaaaatctGGGGTATTATTCcagttgtaatttttttgtcattttaaatgaacattcagtattttaataaaaagagtcTGCACAGGAAAAAGGAAGTGTCAGATCACACCAGAAAACTGAACGCTATTCTAGATTAGAGTGGCTATTCAAAGACTAGAAACCAATTTTTATTTCAGGGATGTCTTAATACATTTTGTTCATCAAATCAGGACACATTTTTACATCAATTAAATCCCTTATCTTTGCAAACGCTTATGGTTTTCCTTAATTCACATAAATTTACTACTAAAATAGAATACTACCATTAGTTTAAAAGCAACAGGTGTAAACATTGAGTAATTCATTGGCCTGCAAAAGTGATTTACTTATATAGTTTTCcacacattaaattaaaaaaaccaacccacaatcATTGTAACTCTTCCAAAATGAGAGCTTTCAGcttgttctaaaaacaaaactaCAGTGATGTCACACTGCACTTCAAGATCTTgcttataaagattttttttttacttcagcagcAAGCAGAATCTTGTCTTCTAAACCTCCATTTTAAAGTTTCCCCTGAAAATGGAACAAGAAAtcctttaatataaaaatatctcaACATAATAACGCAGGGTTTTGatcaattttaaagaaataacattAAGATCAGTGTAAATTCTCTTGTGAAAATAGTCACAACTTAAAAGTTACTAGAAAAAGGCGTTTGCTGTTTTGCCGTTTCCCAGCAAACAAATCATCAGCTTTGGGATCCTAAAGTGAGTGCAACAGACAGCAAAGAATAGGATAAATTATCAAGAAAGTCAGGAGGCCTTGTCTGCAATACTCTGGTAACAtccaggggtttttttagtttggtaTTACTTAATACTTTGTTTCTAGAACATACATTCCACCAGAAAGCCTCACTTTGCCAGCCGGCCCGGAGGGCACGAGTGCTGAACAAGTAAATGCATCCTTCTGAAATTCTGTGTGTATTTAATTTATCTTAGAGTTACAGATTATATAAGAAATAGAATTTGTTATGCAACCTTCGTGTCGCAGGGCGGCCTCCCAACTGCCCTCTGCCTTCCACGCTAAAAAAGGGCTGtggtcaaaataaataaaaaggagcGCATATAGCTTTATGTATGTGTATGGAGATCATTAAGGCACGCTGACACTGCCGCTTAAGCCGCCatcaaacaccaaaaccaacatCTTAGGACCCCCGGGGAAGCTCCACACGATCCCCGTCCCCAGCACGGGGACGCCCGACCGCCACAGCCAGCTCAGCCCGCATGAGCGGGGCCCTCAGGGGCTTTCTCCCAGCGCCGATAACCCCCAACGTCCGCCGGCCAGCTCCCAACCCGGGGGCAGCTGCTGCCTACAGCCCCAAGGGGATCTCGGCTAAAAGCCGCCCCggagcaggacagggcaggacgAGAAGACGGGAGGAGAGAGGGGACGCTGCGGCGGCTGTCCCCCTCCCGCCGCGAGCGAGCCCCGACCCCACACCACTCGGTACTCACCGCAGCGCTCCGCCTCAGCGACTGCACGGAGCGGGGGGGAAGACACAGAAAACGGCGGGAAGGCCGAGGAAGCGCGTCGGCAGCGTCCCCGCCCAGGGcagagggagacgggcccgagccccgcgcggagggggcggggccgccggccgCCAGCAGCGCCAACGGCTCGAAACGCCCGCCACGCGCTAGTCtcgcgcggcctccccgccgcaGAGGGCGGCGCGCTACCGCTCAGCCGCCGACCGCGCCTGCGCGCCCgcgcccctcccgccccccgccgcccttccGCAGAGGCGCCCGCGGGCCTCAGCCGCCTCGCGCCGATGGGGGACAGGGGGGCCTGCGCGGAGGTGGGCCGGCGCCCGCCCGCTGACCGGTGACGTCACGCGGGCGGGCgacccgcggcggggcggggctctCCAGAGGGCGCGGAGGCGGGGTCTGCGTGGCGGAGCCGTCCCTCTCCTCAGGGGATCGCCTGAGCCTCGCCGCGGCGGGGGTTTCGTGTGCgccctcccctccgctccctccccgctcccttcccttcccctcccctccacccgTGATCGTTCTGGCACCCATCGCGCCCAGCATGCGGGAGGGAGGGGACGAGGGAGAGCTGACTGCAGTCTGATGTTGCTCAGCTTTGACCGAAACCGTGCCGCGGACGTGTGTCCACCCGCCTCCCCGAAGCTGAGAGGCAGGGCTAATGGTGGCCACCACCCCGCTGTCCGCGGTTGCTGTAATAGTGATTGATCCCTGCCTAGtccttttagtattttttcatGGACTTCAGGTCCgtgaatttgtctaatccctttTGAACCTGCTTGAACCCAAAACTTCACAAGGCAACAAATTCCGGAACGTCACTACCTGCTGCTTAAAAAAGCACtttcttaaattgttttttaaCCCTCTCCTAATCTCGCCAAATGATCCTCAGCTCCAGCATTGCAGGATTGGTGAATACCACCTCTGCATTCACCTTGTCTGTGGCTTTCATAGCAATTTAGAAACCATCAGAAAATTTCCCTTCAGCTCTGTCCTCCCCAGTTTGGAGAGTTCCAAAATTTGGTTTCTGTGAAGCAAGTGCTCCATTCCCCGATGATTTCAGTTGTCCTGTGTGCCTTTTATAACATTGCTGCGCCTTGCTTGAGGTGCAGAGACGAGACTGCACGCAGTCCTTAAGGTGTGGGTGCACCAAGGTTTTCTACAAAATCCTTGTTTCCAATGCTCTTCCTTACGATGCtccattttcttggctttttggctgctgctgctcacggagCCACCAGAAAGCTCTTGGCAATGATGGCAGGACCTCTTCTGCATTGCGAGGGCTGGTTCTGAGTTGAGCATCATGTAAACTTTTCACTAACAGTTTCAGCACCCGTTATCAGCAGCCGCTCCTCGAGTTTAGCCATCTTCGTTTCCTGTTTACATTTCGCGTGCCACGTTTTTCTGGGCTTCCCTACTTGCCTCGCGATAGCCTCCTTAGCTTTCTCAGCGAGTCATGCAGGGGGGAGGTTTGGGCCACGGTTTATGTTTGTGTCAGACATTTTACCTGGGCTTCTAGTACAGTATTTTGTGAACCTTCTGGGTGTTTGTAGGCTTCTTGCTTTTGAACCGCTCATTTATGGTTTTCtggcatttttctccatttttgcaTAGGTCGTTTTCTTAAAATTGAGTATCCGTCTGCTTTATTTGTCTTGCTCTCTTCTTACAGTGTTAAGCTTAATTATATTGTGCTCGCTACTATGGAGCAGCTCACCCACTAACAGCTCTTGAATTAGATCCTCTGCACTGCTGAAGACTAAATTCAGAacggtgggttttttccttgtggtTTCTAAGGCCAGTTAttctagaaataaataatttattgcaTCCAGAAGTGTTATCTCTACATTTCACCCTGATGAGGCATTGACCCAGTCTGTATGTGGGTGGCTGAGCCCTCCCACTACGTGTCCTAAATGTGCAGCTTCTCCAATCTCACTTAATGCAATTGCTGAAATGAATCAACACAGGGAAATGAGCAACCTCGCAGCTCAGCACAGCTAAGACTAACTCACATGAGGTTTTCTAGATCAAAATCAGCACCTGTATTGCCTACAAAGTGCAGTATGTTGATTTCTGGTATAATGTGGTCTGTGcaagacacatttttaaattaaaccctGACCCTGAGTGAGTTCTCATGGGTAAAAAGAGCTGTTGTGTTGAATTCCTCCCCATCAGATTACAGCCTGATATGCAGCTGTAATTCAGGCTAGCTGAAGTTTTCAAATCATCTTGCAGATAGAGTGCATTGCGTCTTTCCGATGGGGAAGGAACAAAAGCATTCACTAGCCTATTTCATAAGACGACGACGTTTCAGTTCAGTCAGTTACTTGCACTAAAATCAACTTGTCCTACAGTAGTGTTTTGGAGGCTTTTGCCTCCACAGTatcagggttttttaattttataaatatcagTGTTACTCGTGTAAAAAATGCCTgagtaaaagcaaatttttgaCACCTAGAAAACTTTCTAAAATTCTGCTGTCCCGAGAGCAATTCAGCTCTGCTACTGAAGTCCACATCCTAGATGAAAGAAGACGCATCTGATAAAAGATTGCCTATCTTTTGTCTATCAAATTGTCTATCTGGATTGCTGCAACTAATGTCTTCAGTTCCCTGTGTGACCggttcctctccctctttccagaCTCAAACGCGTTTGATGTCCCACCTCCATCGTGGCCTTTCACAAAACCTACGTCCCCATCTGTTTAGCTGGGCAAGCAGGACTATGCTCATTCTGTAGCTGGTTTGGAGCTACATGCATGCTGGCCAGTAGCCACCTCTCGAAACAGCGAAATGCTCAATGGGGCCAGCTTTCGGGCACATTCAGtgcaggaaataatttatttctctttctaccCAGACATGGAATTTTCATGAAAGTTTTCACCATGGATTATCGTTGCAGCCTCCGTCCTATCTCTGCTTTGCCAGATTTGGTGAAAATTAGCCTGAAGGTTCAAAAGTTatcaaggaaaggaggaggggaacagaTGGACGAAAGAGGAGTTGACAGACAGCATGATCTCATAATCCCCACTGGCATAGGAATTCAGGCTAGAATTGAAATATTTTAGGTCAGAACATTGTGCACTTAAACTTCCCATTTTGAAAGAACAAGCCTCTAATGTGAAACAACTTTTCATTTGTTAGACCATCGATCGTCTTTCAGGGCAGAGATTAAACAACAGCCTTCCCCTACAAACATATCTTCGAAATTCCGTACAGCCCCTTTCCCCACCCAGCCACAGCCCCATgtgcttcagtgtttgcttttgcAGCTTCTTATGGGTCAATTGTTTTTCTCcgattcatttttttcttggttgcGTTTAGTCAAAACATAATTAAAGACTTACCTTACCCTTTTTTTCCGTTCTAGGAGCAGTTGTTTTGCATCTGTGCCCAAGAACCGGAGAGGTTGCTTAGATAGCCTATTGCCTTTACAAGCCATTTTATGGTGGATTCCAGCAGATTAAGACATAGACATTTCTGGAAGGATGTCTGCAAGCTCTGCACTATTCCATCGATGCCATGTTGTGTTTGTTCCACTGCAAAATATGACATCGTTGTGCCTGATACCTTGGAGAGAAGCTATCGGTTACCCGTTGGCCAAGGCTGTGAAAAACAGCCGAGGAGTGCAGTTGCCACCTTATAGGCATTGCAGCTGGCTGGTATAAACGCTCTCACGAGGATACATCTGTCAGGTGAAAAACTCTTCTAAAAATGGTTTGCTTATTACTGCTTTAGAgttttgctttgtgttgttttgttgtgtggaaaaaaaaaaacaaacccacagagaAGACATGGAAATAAGTTTTTAGCTGATGAACTGTAACAGTGTAGaagctttttcattttgcatcatACTGCACATCTGCTCATAGCAGCAGCGGGATGTTAGAGGTCCCTGCTGCAGATCGCTGGAGTACCAACCACTCTTTGGAAACACCCTGTCCTAAAAAGTAATCCATTGCTTTAAGCAAATTTATATTCTGAATTAAGCACAGCTTTTGAAGTGCCATGTGAACTTTTATTATAACAAAGTCAGAAGACAGAAATTTGGCACCAGCTTGCTTTCTCTCACCAGCACATGTATCTTCTCTCCAGAGGAACGGTAGATTTCATGCTGAGACCTTGTATTCCCAGGAAGGCAGGTCAAAGTGATTagttttcttcagctttgttGGATTCAATgccataaataaaaaagaagcgcCTACGTGTTTGGGCTAACACTCTTAGTGTATTTAGACATATGATGcacaaggttattttttttctagaaaattgTTTACTCTTCTGACCCTATTTTGGATTAAAAGCCCGCGCGGGGCTGATCAGCTGGGCTGTCTGCAAAAGGGTTTTGTTTGTAAGAAACCGAACCTTTGTGTGGGAACGTACACTAGGACTCAGCAGGGGCCTCGGCAGGGACCGCGAAGGACCAGCCCGATCCTTCCCGCTTCCTTGCTCTGCTCCCCCTCTCCCACCGAACTCCAGCCAGCTCCTCCCCAGTGGGGCAGTGGTTCCTTTGCACAGCAGCCACAGAGGAGAGCAAACTTTCGGGGGGCTTTTATAGAGCTGCACCCTCAGCCCAGGGAGCGTAAAATCGTAGCGGGCAAAAGGAAATCAGCCTCCTACCAGCAGCAATCTCTGCTATTCCAAACCCAGCTCTTCTGGCAGCAGTAATGCCAGCCCTCCACTCCTCCTCTGTCCACCACACCATAATCATACCTTTCTTGCATGCCAAGGTCCTTAAAAACACTGGGTAATTCACAGTTTCTAGAATAATAACAATAACTGAGAACTTTGCCATTGAAACCACTTTAAACTACCTCTTTTAGAGGAAGCCAATGGTTATATCATCAagaatttaattataatttaaagcTCTTTTCCATTTAAATAGGCTTTGGTAAAACATTTTCACCCTGATAGGCAAGGCAAGCTTCTGgacttttaatattaaatttgaCATATCCATCATTAGCAAAATGAGGCATCTTACTTTTCTTATAAACAAATCATAGGACATTACAAATGTCAGGAAAGAAGCTGTACAGGTCATAAACTGTACAGGATTTACAAAAATAGTGCCACCACGTTTGTCATAATTCTGTTACCCTATGCAATTCTTCCTTGTGCTGAGAAAAGCGGTGCTGTCCCAAAATATAGCACTGCTAAGTGTTTATTACAGCCTTTTTCCTGTTGGAGATTAATTTATAATAAGCTAGTGATATGCTGGATTGTATTTTATGCTTATTCTGCGATAGCGGTAATTTCAAGGAAAGCTTTGATAAAAAATAGTTTACTACGCTTTGCACGTGAATGTTTTTACTGATTCAGCAGCTCAGCTTATTTGAACCAAACAAGCATATCGACAAGCTACTTGCCATGATTTCAACTAAAActactatttctgtatttttaagacatCGTTGTATTTAAGTGCAATGTGCTtgacaaactgaaacaaaacccaGTGGATGTCACACACTACAGCTGAGAGTATAACGATGCaatttgcaaaagcatttcagttcTGTCCCTCCTCTCATCTCTGCCAGTAACAAACTAAAATGCTCTTTTTTGTCTGGCTGTACATCACTTGTGATGTGACTTTCATGTTCGACAAAATACACATGCAGAACTTGTAGGCCgccttttaatgctttttttttttctatcttgcaCAGAGCTGGAATGATTTCAAGTATAATTACTTAGAGCAGACACTAATGCATTTCGACTTGCACTTTGTTTTACAGGTTGGTTTGTCTTCAGAAATGTAGAAGTGGAAATTTATGCAGCACCCATGGTTAGAGACAAATAACGTTAATGACTATTGGGGTTACATTGGGCCGAGATAGGTAAAAGAACTTTAATTTAAATAGCACTCTAACCTTCATACCGTACTATTAATTTGAGTTGCTAAAACTCAGTGAGCTCCTTCTGAAGTAGTCATTACGCCGATATGAAAAGATTTGCAGAGAAGAAATGCTATACACAAAAAACCAAAcgatgaaaaattaaaaaaccctgaaaaccacaacagaaaggtataaaaatttgtatttatattgtGACAAGATAACGAAACAACACAACACTCAGTGTGCTACAGAACGTAGCAAGCACCACGTACGCGCCTACGAATGAATCTGTACAGTGTAACACACCTGGCAGACTACGAACCGTTCCTTCGGCTCTGGCACAGAACCCGCTCGCTGACACCTCTAGGTAACAGTCTGACCGGCGAACAGCAGCAGG
This region of Aptenodytes patagonicus chromosome 4, bAptPat1.pri.cur, whole genome shotgun sequence genomic DNA includes:
- the HAUS3 gene encoding HAUS augmin-like complex subunit 3, encoding MSCGNDFVETLKKIGYPKADELNGEDFDWLFESSEDKLFLEWFCGNVNEQHVVSEKELQDFDSLLESGKPILEGDALDEVLKTLKPMDSNNSSQEEEEEEEELKKLEDELQNLQKLKQLQIHRHNKLQMMVSANSHVLQTLNSKEEEARKDLKEGLEVFTAANNKLNNELLSLVDAAKKLASFFTASDSDQGSGPHPVFFSQLSLDKYLSQEEQSTAALTSYVKTHFYQGMSEWVEKSHEDSFQLVDISKQVTCGETNEVCEESQEMTRLQTAYICAQHQLIQMQAKEESMNSAIKCAESMLQSLKDKDIGKQENLDAKISSLNVEISTIKQEITRINNEELLPLLKENARLLSAPVVKGYLDHQIAQQDYYASRQDEICRHLVRQKASFELIELAYEMELKKHKEIRCQLENLVESMKQSSNELQQRLQVITEQTQHAKPRNTISSKDGFSCRLYQLLEGENKKQQLFKTYKSLEQMAQKLKQDCVTVQDQLAASSQEQSLLLSKLKSDVDTLHDALYHGGNQIQLSSRELTEQFHQLEVDLNKLNQLLMDLIADVKSKRNFLESNKLHQMERNLYVYFFKDEDHLKEMVEKLEQQAEAKASGLED